Proteins encoded by one window of Aphis gossypii isolate Hap1 chromosome X, ASM2018417v2, whole genome shotgun sequence:
- the LOC114127659 gene encoding lachesin-like isoform X1, translating to MKNIYGILLLLCINLACFQKSESISNITRKIVKDIGDEVYLDCSTINNPEVNVVWVKVAKDQIDESIVLSSKSTLIVDDPRVTLISELKQDSNRYIIHIHNIQESDTSIYRCDVITGINEKVSYYTELLVGRSPFFYDNSTKSLVVVEGQSVQLACFAGGYPTPRVFWWKRKNAILFIGNILKLSAVKKEHRGDYYCKAENNVGNGTSHKISLEVEFAPVVTALETSVGQAVLYDAYLECHVEANPQPAITWIYNGVELSNNQHYLISDFATNDNNTDSFLLIMKINYELYGEYICKASNYLGTAEIAITVYETLLPQCPPAC from the exons ATGAAGAACATCTATGGCATACTTCTTTTGCTATGTATTAATCTCG cttgttttcaaaaatcggaatctatatcaaatattacacgaaaaattgtaaaagatATTGGGGATGAAGTGTATTTGGATTGCTCAACCATAAATAACCCAGAAGTCAATGTTGTATGGGTTAAGGTTGCAAAAGATCAAATTGATGAATCTATTGTACTTTCGTCTAAAAGTACACTTATTGTCGATGATCCAAGAGTGACATTGATATCAGAATTAAAGCAAGATAGCAATcgatacattatacat attcATAATATTCAGGAAAGTGATACCAGTATTTATCGCTGTGATGTGATAACTGGGATTAACGAAAAAGTATCTTACTACACCGAGTTATTGGTGGGTAGATcaccatttttttatgataactcCACCAAATCATTAGTTGTAGTAGAAGGTCAATCAGTGCAGCTTGCATGTTTTGCTGGTGGATATCCTACTCCAAGAGTTTTCTGGTGGAAAcgtaaaaatgcaattttatttat AggtaacattttgaaattgtctGCTGTAAAAAAAGAACATCGTGGAGATTACTACTGTAAAGCGGAAAATAATGTTGGGAATGGTACCAGCCATAAAATTTCCTTAGAAGTAGAATTTGCTCCAGTTGTAACTGCTCTAGAAACTAGTGTGGGACAAGCTGTACTTTATGATGCATATCTTGAATGTCATGTTGAGGCGAATCCTCAACCAGCCATCACTTGGATATATAATGGAGTAGAATTATCTAATAATCAACATTACTT GATATCAGATTTTGCTACTAATGACAACAATACGGAcagttttttactaattatgaaaattaattatgaacttTATGGTGAATATATTTGCAAAGCATCAAATTATTTAGGAACTGCTGAAATAGCAATTACTGTTTAtg
- the LOC114127659 gene encoding lachesin-like isoform X2 — MKNIYGILLLLCINLACFQKSESISNITRKIVKDIGDEVYLDCSTINNPEVNVVWVKVAKDQIDESIVLSSKSTLIVDDPRVTLISELKQDSNRYIIHIHNIQESDTSIYRCDVITGINEKVSYYTELLVGRSPFFYDNSTKSLVVVEGQSVQLACFAGGYPTPRVFWWKRKNAILFIGNILKLSAVKKEHRGDYYCKAENNVGNGTSHKISLEVEFAPVVTALETSVGQAVLYDAYLECHVEANPQPAITWIYNGVELSNNQHYLISDFATNDNNTDSFLLIMKINYELYETLLPQCPPAC; from the exons ATGAAGAACATCTATGGCATACTTCTTTTGCTATGTATTAATCTCG cttgttttcaaaaatcggaatctatatcaaatattacacgaaaaattgtaaaagatATTGGGGATGAAGTGTATTTGGATTGCTCAACCATAAATAACCCAGAAGTCAATGTTGTATGGGTTAAGGTTGCAAAAGATCAAATTGATGAATCTATTGTACTTTCGTCTAAAAGTACACTTATTGTCGATGATCCAAGAGTGACATTGATATCAGAATTAAAGCAAGATAGCAATcgatacattatacat attcATAATATTCAGGAAAGTGATACCAGTATTTATCGCTGTGATGTGATAACTGGGATTAACGAAAAAGTATCTTACTACACCGAGTTATTGGTGGGTAGATcaccatttttttatgataactcCACCAAATCATTAGTTGTAGTAGAAGGTCAATCAGTGCAGCTTGCATGTTTTGCTGGTGGATATCCTACTCCAAGAGTTTTCTGGTGGAAAcgtaaaaatgcaattttatttat AggtaacattttgaaattgtctGCTGTAAAAAAAGAACATCGTGGAGATTACTACTGTAAAGCGGAAAATAATGTTGGGAATGGTACCAGCCATAAAATTTCCTTAGAAGTAGAATTTGCTCCAGTTGTAACTGCTCTAGAAACTAGTGTGGGACAAGCTGTACTTTATGATGCATATCTTGAATGTCATGTTGAGGCGAATCCTCAACCAGCCATCACTTGGATATATAATGGAGTAGAATTATCTAATAATCAACATTACTT GATATCAGATTTTGCTACTAATGACAACAATACGGAcagttttttactaattatgaaaattaattatgaacttTATG